Genomic segment of Arachis stenosperma cultivar V10309 chromosome 4, arast.V10309.gnm1.PFL2, whole genome shotgun sequence:
AGTTTATTACTAGCTAGTGAGTAGTGAGTGACCatgtatgtatatgtatgtGCAGGGATGTGATGCATCAATTTTGTTGAACGACACAAAAACCATAACGAGTGAGCAAAGTGCACCTCCCAATAGCAATTCAATTAGGGGCTTGGATGTTGTGAACAAGATCAAAACAGAGGTGGAAAAAGCTTGTCCTGGAGTAGTTTCATGTGCTGATATTCTTGCTCTTGCAGCTGAAATCTCATCTGTTTTGGTATGccttaactaaaataaatgataCAATATAATTACATATTTCCCACAAAGCATTTATTTGAATTGTGTTAACGATTACAGGGTCAGGGTCCTGATTGGAAAGTTCCATTAGGGAGAAGGGATAGTACAACAGCAAATAAAACCCTTGCTGGTTTGAACCTTCCAGGTCCTTCATTCGACCTCACAACACTTATATCATTCTTCAAAAGACAAGACCTCAATGTTACTGACCTAGTTGCACTCTCAGGTATCAAACATTACAATCATTCActtacaagaaaaaaaatacttattgaTTATGTTTGTAGtgttttcaaattatttaaGGGTTCATTTGTTATTGGTATTTTTAAAggttatttttctcataatatAATTAGAAACTATTCTTAATAAAATCTATTAGAGATATAATAACTATTCATATGTCTTCTTCTATTAAGTTAAACCTTTAGAAAAAATGATTTTATGATATGATATAAGAATTTCTATAACCGAAAGATTTAGAGTAactctaaaaaaaattctttcgTGAGAAgtgtattagagatataattatttatgtgttTTTATCTATTAGAGAAATAATTTTCTGAtagtataaatatataaaaatgtttctttgttatttaggTGCTCATACAATTGGAAGAGCTCGGTGTCAATTTATAACTGATCGATTGTACAACTTTAGCAACAGTGCAAAACCTGATCCAAATCTAAACACAACTTACTTACAACAATTGAGATCAATATGCCCTAAAAATGGACCCGGAAATACCCTCACAAATTTGGATTCAAGCACACCTGACAAATTCGACAAGAACTACTACTCCAATCTGCAGGTCCGCAAGGGATTGCTCCAGAGTGATCAAGAATTGTTCTCCACGCCCGGTGCCGAAACCGTTAGCATTGTGAACAAGTTCAGTAGTGACGAGAATGCTTTCTTTGAGGCCTTCAAGGCTTCTATGATCAAGATGGGTAACATTGGTGTCATAACCGGTAACAAAGGCGAAATTCGAAAGCAATGTAACTTTGTTAACACACAATCTATTGAGTTGGGTCTGGGTCGCTACAATTCAGACGATGGTATGGTTAGTTCATCTTAGATTTAGTGAGTTATTTGGGTCCAAGAATAAAGAATCTGTGTGTGCACATTTTATGCTATGTGCCCGAGGCTAATTAACTACTATAGCTTTGTGATGAGTGTGTGTGACTCTTTTTTGTTATGTGAGTTTGTTTGCTCCTTGTAATAGTATTTTGAGTTGCGTTAATGTAATAATGTTCGGAGTCAATTTCACCAGTTAGTTTCAAAagacttaattaattatatatgttctgtttaatttttttttctcgaTGTGATAATGCAAAACAGAGAAATAATTGCTCTGCTCCAAGTATTTATTTCCAAAACAACACTACGgcttttttattcaaataaatataaaaattagtttaattctAAGAATATGCATATATAGAtcattttgaataaaaaatgtgCATGGTCCAAATTGGTTGGAGTGCATATAAAATGAATTTTATCATCATTTTATCTGAGCCATTGGCAAAATGACacatcaattatatatatagcacATGTGAATTGGCTAGATTTAATATTCACACAATAATTTTAGCATATAGATCATTTTTATAGTGTGTGatcaaattaaattcaataactTTAGTTCAACGTATAATATGAACAAGTCATTAAATTATTgtctttttttttgtcaagaTGTGATGGTAATTTAACGATTAGCTTATATTATATGTTGAACTAAAAATATTGAATTCAATTTGATTTCACATTACGAAAATAATTCGCGTATTAGGATCATTTTATGGATATTTGACTAATTTGAATAACCTATATAAAATGgtgataaaatttattttatatatgtttcAAGTGATTTGGACCATGTGAATTTTCGTCCAACTTTTTATATATgccaatttttgaaattaaactattttatatttatttaaataacgATAAACTACAAAAAAATGTACTCGAATAATTTTATcgctaataaaaatgtactcaCGTTTTGTTATCGATAAAAATGTCCTCAAATAAGTTAAAAATGCCACAAAAATATccaacattaaatatgtattctaaaaaaatattttagaaattgaattttgatacgGTGTTTTGCAAGCATGATTAgaaaaagagatatttttatccttaaaatttgatgatttttggctaagtatatattttttgtgatttttttgtcaactgtaacaccctaccacactgagctttacgcttaactcgtaaaacagaggtggtgtgacattacgacctctaaaataaaatgtgtACATATAATGacagaagaattataatatgctaggagccttgaagaatagaggaaacAAAATCGCGAaaataaaagcgcaacgctcaagaAACGAGTTAACTTGCGTCCTAAGAAAGCTACAACTGTTAAGTGTAAAGTAACCTGAAACATGAAAAGAGAGTCAAAGATACAAAGTAACGAGCTcctgactcagcctgcgaagtcaagactggccagagaatatacacacatatatatacatatatacatatccgAAACCCAGATGTACATAAATAAAATCCTGCCTCTCCATACACCTCTAAgaggataaaaaagaataagttatgcggagagaaagctaaatacatatatacacaTCACTATACAACAAAAAAACCCAGTAACCACTCCGCTTCaagagtccagacgcctaacgagatgcctctcaacctgcatctgaaaaataacaacatagtatggaatgagaaccagaggttctcaatATGGTAAAGGTGTCACACACATAAGATATAAAGTCCTGGGAATgacagaggcaatcctagaacgccgacactcagattacaGAGCTTAAGGTATTAAACAGAAGCAATAAAAGGTGGTTTTCTAAGAATATCTaaacctaacttaacttaaccttaaatGTAAATTATATACTGCCATTCCTCCATACCTCCAACTCCATTATGCATTTCACAGACAAATAAACAGATAAAGATAAACACAAGAAGATTACAAATACTGTAGGTAACAGATATACACTTAACATGGCAAGTACATTTAGGCACACCCAGTTAAAGCacaagcaagtaattcaagtaatatgcatatgatgcatgcctgtcttattgctgatgaggctcatctatcggttatccagccaacccgacaagtccgaaaaccttagactgtcccTCGACATGTATCCCCAAGAGTCTTTGTATAgcttttttctcaaataatcaatattgctcaatgggggtaacattatCGGGAAtttatagtgcccggtcacccttacgtcgtagggccaacagagtatcgagttttcaacctggtacacgtggtggcaagccatggTACTTTACCcagggaatctcgtatctcagatcattcaaattcataagccacataaataattcaattataattcatcaacatccacatcattctcaatcgcATCTCATTCCTCATCATACATCAATcatattcaatccttatccttcattatcacacctcccattccgtccatcaataattccaattcaaaacataattcatctTTTCCAaatgaatcaaacttaaaacatactcattttcttaataactcaaaatcaaaccatataacctttgaatctaaatctttttaaataatcatctaaataaaatctctaatttttataaaattttggcagcatctcctctaaaactcggactttgccacccttttcgggtccaaacctgcattcttttcaattcaacatacccttcctcatcatcataacAATCACCACACTAAATCTACCTCAGGTCAACAATTAtactcatacaatattcaaatccaacaaccaaaattcaactaagaaTCATAGTTCACAAATCCTAAGCTTTTAACACAAAATACCTCATTATCACAATAACCTCCACAATAGTTatacctcaaatcaataattcaccaaATCACCAGTTAATCAACAAGCACCAAACCAACCATGTTCATCAACAGGATACTACTAAGTATTAAATATACACATGCAATctaacttatcctatggtcatctagcctaagttttcacagaacattatatattaaatgcaagaaacataaaccataccttggtcgATTCTCACGTAGTGATCAAGGaaacttatttaaaacaaaCACAGCCCTTCCAAAATTCAATAAACACTAAGCTcagcttcctccaagttccaatattcacaattccaagctccaattatttattcacaacctaatacacatttatAACACATATATACCCAATTTAATATTCAaatctcaaattcaataaaattaaaatagaattatcgtatcctcaccttacccaagcttcacataagtAAGAGTGAACgtttttctcaagctaattggattCTAAAATATCAAAAAGCAAAGAAATTCAATACCCGTACCATACTTTCAAGAATTGGGGGAAAAGAGTGGCTGGGAGTATTTAACGActtacctatgaaattgttctggtagaaacgtagagctcgacgtggtgaacgcgtggccacaaatgGTGCAGCGATCGGAGCTCGGACGGAGGAGTTACGGCGTTCGGAGTTCACCGTAAGGGTTCGGGAGTGTTTCTCTTCTCCATGGAGCTTTCACGCTGCATTCAGGTGAAAATGAGGAAGAAAAGGGCTTTCGGGCTCATTTAATACGTTGGTCCGGTTGGACCGAACCGGTTTGGGTCTGATTCAatcggtttggcccgttcggttcAATCTTGGACCGTTTTCttcgaaattagtgtcaaaatccTCATTTCGATGAGGTCTAtcctaatttgatataatatttatatttctaaTCTTCCTTATTAAAcactaatttattgactaattatctactaatttatcataatttacatcctacccacctaacaaagaattttgtcctcaaaattcaaatttagtTACCTGAAAAGAGATGTGGGTAGTCCTTTTGCATATCTGATTCAAGTTCCCAAGTATGTTCCTCGATACCAGCTCGACTCCAAGCTACCTTTACCAATGATACTTCCTTCCCGCGCAATCGTTTAATGCTGATGTCATCAATTCTCACTGGAATTACCGGAAGTGTTAGATCTTCTCTTACCTGAATCGGTTCCGGTTCTAGAATATGACTTGCGTCAGGAGTATATTTCTGAAGCTGTGATACATGAAACACATCGTGCAAGTTCGATAGATACGGCGGTAAAGCAATTCTATAAGCTACCGACCCAATTCTCTTCAGGATCTCAAATGATCCAATATAACGGGGATTCAATTTCTTAGTTTTAATAGCTCTTCCTACTCCAGTGGTTGGTGTAACCTTCAGAAAAAACATGCTCTCCTTCTTCAAACTCCAAAGGCTTTCGTCTCTGATCAGCATAGCTCTTCTGACGGCTCTAGACTATAACCATTTGGCTACAAATCTTCTTTATCTGCTCAGTAGTTTCAGCTATCATCTCAAGCCCTAATAAACTTCTTTCTCCagtttcataccaacatagcaaAGATTGACATTTTCTGCCATACAGAGCCTCATATAGAGCCATTCTGATGCTCGCATGGTAGCTATTATTATGAGCAAATTCTACTAacggcatataccgatcccagctTGCCGgctggtccaaaacacaagccctTAGCATATCTTCCAAGGTCTGAATAGTTCTCTCTGACTGTCCATTTGTCTGAGGGTGATACGCAGTACTCAAACTTAACTGAGTCCCAAATGCACGCTGAAAAGCTCCCCAGAACCTTGATATAAAACGAGGATCTCTGTCAGATATAATGGTAGAAGGCACGCCGTGCAACCTTTCAATCTATTTGATATACATTCGAGCCAATTCCTCCATTGTGCAACTTATTCGGATAGAAAGAAAGTGAGCTGATTTTGTTAGTCGGTTCACAACTACCCAAATAGCATCACAACCAGACCGGGTTCTAGGCAAACCtatcacaaaatccattgcGATACTCTCCCATTTTCATTGTGGAATCTCCAAAGGCTGAAGGTTCCTGATGGTCTCTGATGCTCAATCTTAACCTTCTGACATGTTAAAAGATTTAGATACATACaatgccacatcattcttcatccTTGGCCACCAGAACATGGCTTTCAGATCCTAATACATTTTGGTGCTTCCTGGATTAATTGAAAACCCGCTCTTATGAGCTTCTTTCAAGATACTCTGTCACAGGTCTACAATATCCGGCACAACAATCCAGTTCTTGAACCTCCACAAACCATCCTGACCTTCAGACACTTTCTACTGTTTTCCATGTTCAACTGCTGGTAATACCTTACGTAACGCTTCACTATCTTAATGAGCCTTCAGAAGTTCTGATTTAAAATCACTTGAAATCTGCAACTGACTCAAACACAGAATTCCAGATTCTTCTCTAACTCCCAAATTCAAACCTTGAAATGCCTTTAGTAAGTTTTTCTCCTgtagcatcatccaagctgcatATAAAGACTTCCAACTCAAGGCGTCCGCCACAATGTTCGCTTTTCCTTGAtgataattcaattcaaaatcataatcttttagaagctccatccacctcctctggcGCATATTCAACTATTTATGCTCAAAAAGATACTTCAAACTCTTATGGTCTGAGGAAACATGAAACTTAACGCCATAGAGTAGTGCCTTCAAATCTTTAAAGCAAATACAACAGCAGTAAGTTCTAAATCGTGAGTCGGATAGTTCATCTCATGCGGCCTTAACTGCCGTGAGGCGTATGCTACAATATTCTGGTGCTACATCAGAACACACCCTAAACCTTTTAATGATGCATTACAGTACACTTCAAACGGTTCACTTAGTTCAGGCAATACAAACACgggtgcagtagtcaacttgTGCTTCAATGCTTGAAAACTCTCCTCACACTCCGACGTCCAGACAAAAGGCGTATCCTTCCTAGTCAGCTTAGTTAAAGGTAAGGCGAACTGTGAAAATCCCTTAATGAATCTGCGATAATACCCCGCCAAACCTAGGAAACTCCTAATCTCTATTATTGAAGTTGGTTGCTCCCAATTCATTACTGCTTCCACCTTGGCAGGATCCACAACTATCCCTTGCTTACTCACCACATGACTGagaaacttcacctcactcttccagaACTCGCATTTAGATAGCTTAGCATACAACTTCCTATCTCTCAGAATTTGCAGCACAGTTCGCAAGTGATTAGCATGCTCTTCCTCAATCTTAAAGTAAACAAGAATATCATCAATGAAGACGATAACAAATTTGTCCAAGTACGGCTGGAAAATTCTGTTCATATAATCCATGAATACTGTCGGAGCATTAGTTAACCCAAAAGACATCATCGTATGTTCATAATGACCATAACGTGTCCTAAAAGCAGTTTTTGGAATATCTTCGTCTCTAACCCTTATCTGATAATACccggatcgcaaatcgatcTTAGAAAATACACTGGCACACTGTAACTGATCCATTAGATCGTCGATTCTAGGTAACGGATATTTATTCTTCACAGTGACCTTATTCAATTGCTGATAATCAACACACAAGCGCATActcccattcttcttctttaccAGTAGTACTGGCGCTCCCCAcggagaaacacttggtcgGATAAAATGCTTACCCAACAGATCTTCCAGCTGAGCCTTCAGTTCAGCCATTTCTAAAGGTGACATCCTGTCTGGAGTAATCGAAATTGGACCGGCTCCAGGCACTAATCCAAGTGCAAATTAAACCTCTCGATTAGGTGAAAATTCATTAATACCATCCGGAAACACATCTGGAAATTCACATACAACTGGAATCTGTTCTAAACTCTAATCATCACCTGATACTCCCGCAGTTAATAACATAATACCCTGACATTCAATTCCAGAACAGATTACTATCATAAAGTTCAAATAATAACTATTCACCACAACCGGCGCTTCTGACCCTTCCGGCATAAATTGTATTGACTTCTCAGAACAATCAAGTAAAACATGATTCTTcgataaccaatccaatcccaaaatAAGATCAAGACCAGTCATTGACAAACAAATAAAATCATGCACAAACTCACACTGTTGTACTCAGAATGGAACTTTTGGGCATCCTATTCTAGTCACTATGGCTTCATGAGTAGCATTATGTACTTTCAAATCATAACCTAAAACCACCATTCTTAATCCTAACTCATTAGCCTTttcaaatgcaataaatgaatgACTTGCTcctgaatcaaataaagcatttaagattttaccagccatttcacagttacctctaaTCAATGTCTCAGATTCCTCAACACCTGCTGCAGATGTGGTATATACTCTCCCCGGCTGCTGTATCCTACCAGTCTCATATTTCTTCTTCTCCGGACAATTATTGGCCATATTCCCAGGCTGTCAACAGAAATAGCATACCCCAAGTCCTAATCTGCACGGAACTCCAGGATGGTACTTTTCGCACCTCTGACAGTTTAAATCCTACTGTGGTTGCTTTCCAAACCTTCTCCCCTGATTAACATTAGTATTCGGCCTTCTATAATTACCGTGGCCTTGATTCTACTGCAGAACAAAGCCTCTAAGCTTAAAATTCCTACCTCTCGGAGCAAAGTTCCTCCCTAAAGGCCTTTGAAAAGGCACCCTCAAACTTCCTTTCTCTGCTGCCGCCTTTCTCACACAATCTTCAGCCACCCTACTCTTTATTCACCAATTCAGAAAATACTCTAATCTCCATTGGGGCAACGAAGCTCAGAATATCGCTCCGAAGACCTCCCTCATATTTAATACACTTCTATTCAACAAAATCTTCAGGCGCACCATGACAGATACGAGAAAAGTGACATAGTTCCTCAAATTTGCTA
This window contains:
- the LOC130974576 gene encoding uncharacterized protein LOC130974576; amino-acid sequence: MLIRDESLWSLKKESMFFLKVTPTTGVGRAIKTKKLNPRYIGSFEILKRIGSVAYRIALPPYLSNLHDVFHVSQLQKYTPDASHILEPEPIQVREDLTLPVIPVRIDDISIKRLRGKEVSLVKVAWSRAGIEEHTWELESDMQKDYPHLFSGN
- the LOC130973986 gene encoding peroxidase A2-like, translating into MSSFGVKVASLVWCAVVLVVIVGELPMSTDAQASGLDPSFYKNTCPNVHSIVREVIRNVSKTDPRMLGSLIRLHFHDCFVQGCDASILLNDTKTITSEQSAPPNSNSIRGLDVVNKIKTEVEKACPGVVSCADILALAAEISSVLGQGPDWKVPLGRRDSTTANKTLAGLNLPGPSFDLTTLISFFKRQDLNVTDLVALSGAHTIGRARCQFITDRLYNFSNSAKPDPNLNTTYLQQLRSICPKNGPGNTLTNLDSSTPDKFDKNYYSNLQVRKGLLQSDQELFSTPGAETVSIVNKFSSDENAFFEAFKASMIKMGNIGVITGNKGEIRKQCNFVNTQSIELGLGRYNSDDGMVSSS